The genomic stretch TGCGCTTTGATGCGCAACGCGGAGCCTTCCCTCTGTGCAATGAGTAGGAAGTTTCCGCCAATGTCAATGGTCCGTTCGTCAGCTATGTTGATATTCCCAGACCAGGTTCCGGATTCCCAGGCCACATTTTCATCAGATGTGAAGAACCCTTGCTGGATTTCGAGATGGTTCCAGACTTTCGTCGCAACGTCGGCCCATTCTTCGATTCCCTTTCGCCCGGACACAGCTTCCTGGCCCGCCGGGATGAGAATGGCGTCTTCGGCAAACAGGGCGGCCCAACCGGGCGCATCGTGAGAGTTGACTGTATCGACGAACCTGCCGTTCAACGCGGCAAATGCCTGCGAGATGTCCATGGTCCTAGCTCCTTGAGGCGTAGTGAGATGCAGTTTGGGCGAATTGACGACGTGACAACTGGCTTCGCACGGCGTGCGATGCCACGTCCCTCTCCTGATTGTGAAAAAACGAGGGAAAGTAATCGCCCACCGGCTGTCCTTCGTTAGTCACAGAGACAGGAGCACGCGTGCGCCGGAGAGGCCGCGCTAGCGCGCTATTGACGGGATATCGAGGGTATGTGCCGGAAGCAAGTGTCCATAGTTGCCGGTTCGTCTTGATTCACTTCCTCCGGTCACCAAACAAGCTCACGACGAGGTAAGAAATATATACATAAGCCTAGGGCAGCGATTGGTGGATGGCAACCCGCGGAATATAAACAGCGTCACGACATATGGCTTCAGCTATTACGCAATAACGACGCCCAAACGGCAGCTTGGCGGCGGATATCCAATTCGGCACAGTCGTGCTCGCGATAGATACATCGACAGGAGATAGCAATGAGGGTCCTTTCGAACGCGCCGAAAGTGCGCTCGATTCGAAACACCGCAAGCGTCGCCGCTGTCGTGCTCACAGCGGAATGTGGGAACCGGCATCGCAGCGTTTGTAGGCGGGCCGCCGGCGTCAGGCGACGTAGCGGTCGCAGTGACAGCAATACCGTTAATCGACGTGCAACTTGTATCCAGCTGCTCCGCTAGCCCCGTGATGCTGCTTACGCGTCGCAGAGGTCGCTGCAAGGCCCGCTGTATCGAACGTCGAGCGAGGAATCATCCTTGAAAACCAGCCGT from Paraburkholderia hospita encodes the following:
- a CDS encoding YybH family protein; amino-acid sequence: MDISQAFAALNGRFVDTVNSHDAPGWAALFAEDAILIPAGQEAVSGRKGIEEWADVATKVWNHLEIQQGFFTSDENVAWESGTWSGNINIADERTIDIGGNFLLIAQREGSALRIKAHTWNVNPATP